The following is a genomic window from Balneolaceae bacterium.
CGGAGGAGGGCCTCATCCGCTGGGAGGTGCCGTGGACCGCACCGGCCTCAGGCGAAGTGCGCTTCTCGCTGGCCGCCAATGCCGGCAACGGCGACGCCTCCGCCTTCGGCGACTACATCTTCAGTCTCAGCCGCAGCGTCGCACCTGATGAGTGATTCCACCCGCCAGACCGTGGACCGCTACGACCGTCGGGCCAGCCGCTACGAACGCCGCTGGGCTGCCTACCTCCGGCATACCCACGGCCGCTTCATGAAGAAGCTTGACTTCGGCAAAAACGACCGCCTGCTCGATCTCAGCGCGGGCACGGGACTGCTGGCCTCGGATCTGCTGTCCTCGGGCCGGTCCTTCGGCAGCCTCACTCTCAACGAACCTTCCCGCGGCATGCTCGACCGTGCCAGGAGCCGGCTGTCCGGGCGCGACGACCTCACCTTCACCTCCTATGCAGCGGAAAACTTTCCCTGGGAAGAATACCGTTTCGATGCCATTTTCATCCTCAACGCCCTGCACTTTTACCCCCGTCAGCGGGAGATTCTGCGAGGCGCCTATGAAGCGCTGGCCGGCGGAGGACGCCTGTACCTGTTGGACTGGGACCGAAGCGGCTGGTTTCGTCCCATAAACGCCTTTATCCAGGTAACTATGGCGGAGTATATTAACACGCGCTCGCTGGAAGAGATACGCGGGATGCTGCAGGAGACAGGCTTTGCCGTGCGCGGGATGCGGTCCTGGCGATTCAGATGGTGGAAACTCTGCTACGCGGAAGGTTTCAGGGAAGGTTGACCTCCAATACGCGCCGCCCCTCCGGCGCCAGGGTGGGTCCCCCGGGCAGGCACTCAAGAATGGCCTCCCTCAGCGCATCCACCAGCCGGCGCTTGAGATAGGTGCGATGTATGGCCAGGCTTACCTCGCGAACAGGCTCGGGTTTGTGAAACGAGCGCAGACGGGCCCGGTGCTCCTCCCTCATGTCCACCGTTGCCAGCTCCGGGAGAATGGTGATGCCGTTGTTGCGTTCCACGAACTTTCGGAGGGTTTCGATGCTGCCGGCCTCGTACGTGAAGGAGGCCTCCTGCACCTGCGAGCGCTTCAGCTCGCACAGCTCCAGGATCTGGCTGCGGAAACAGTGGCCCTCCTCCAGCAGCCACAGCTGGTTCACGTCTATGTCCTCCGCCAGGATGTACTCCTTGTCGAACAGGGGATGCGAATGCGCCAGGTAGGCGTAAAACTTCTCGTAAAAAAGAGGGATCTCTTCCAGGGCGGCGTTATCCAGCGGTGTCACCAGCAGACCGGCATCGATGCTCCCCTCGCGAAGCTCCTCCTCGATGCGTCCGGTCACCATCTCCGACACGGCCAGTTTCACCTCGGGATGGTCCCGAACGAAGGACGGCACAAAGTGAGGCAGAAGGTAGGGCGCCAGAGTGGGAATGACGCCGAGCCGAAGCTGCCCCCGGAGAGTGCCCCGCTCCGCCTCGATGACCTCGGGGATCTCCTCAGCGTGCCGCACCGCAGCGCGGGCCTGGCGGATTACCTTGACGCCTATGCCGGTGGGCACCACCGGCTGCCTGTTGCGGTCGAAAAGTTTCACCCCCAGCTCCTCCTCCAGTTTCTGCACCATCATGCTCAGGGTGGGCTGGGTGACGTGGCACGCTTCGGCCGCCCGCCCGAAGTGGCGGTGGTCGTCTACCGCAATGATATACCTGAGCTGCTGGAGGTTCATGAAAGGCCGGAGCTGAGAAAGCAATAGATGCTGTCTATGACGCAATAAATATAATTGTTTTTACTTATTGGGCCAAAGAGCCCTATCTATGCTACAGAGACAAAAGATGCGGCCGTTGCCGCTTTTTCCAGAGCGTGCACCCTCCGCAGGACCGTATCGAAGATCACGACCGTATCATGCAACGAGATTGACAAGGCTTGGGAATGAAGGTCGCCGGACCCTCCCGGGTCTACGGCTGACATTCCCTTTCGTGATCAAGGAAGGCAGGTTCGTGGAAGCGGGCCTGCCTTTTTTTTGATCAAAGAAGAGGCTTGGCGGGTTAATCCTGGTCGGGCATCTCGGCCAGGTAGATATGCTCCCCCAGATTGCGGCCGACGGTCTGTTCGGACTCTTCGATAAACAGGGTGACGGGACCCTCAAAGGGGGCTTTTTCGTGGATGGTTACCTTGACGCCCGGCAGCAGGCCGATCTTTTCAAGGTAGCGCAGCACTTCAGGATCCTGGTTTTTTACACGGGTGACAATGTACGTGACGCCTTCGCCCGCCTCGTTGAGCGGCGTGTCATCCATGACGGGCATGATTCCATCCTTGCTGGGGATGGGATCGCCATGAGGGTCGTGGGTAGGGTGGTCCAGAAGCTCGGCGATCTTGTCCTCAAACTGCTCGGAAATATGGTGCTCCAGCTTTTCCGCCTCGTCATGCACCTCATCCCAGGAGTAGCCCATCACCTCCAGCAGGTACAGTTCCAACAGGCGGTGGTGGCGGATAATCTCCAGTGCGATCTTGCGTCCGGAAGAACTCAGCGAGGTACCCTTGTAGGAGCGGTAGTTCACCAGGCCCATCTTGGCCAGACGCTTGACCATATTGGTGGCCGAGGCCGACGAGACATCCAGTGCCTCGGCGATGCGGGTGGTGGAGGCTCCTTCGCCCTCCGTCTCCAGCTTGTATATGGCCTTGAGATAATCCTCTACAGCCTGGCTGAGTACCATAGGCAGGTGCGTGAAATAGGACGGTGTAAAGTTTCGGGGCGTAAATATATTAATTCTGCCCGTGGAATACAGTAGGAATAGCAGCACGGCCGTACGAACTTTCGGGCAATATGCCTATGTTTAGCCCTGTTATACACCACGCATTAGTCTCTTAATTCATGTACCAACTCAACGTGATTAAACCAGTCGTTCTCTCCCTCGCACTGGCGCTGATGCTCCTGGTGACGGGCATCCCTGCCGCCGCGGCCCAGCCTGCCGGAGAGGTCCAATCGGAGGCTGCGGCTGACTCCTCCTGGGGTATCGGCTGGCACGCCATGCAGCAGGCCCAGAAACTCGCCGCCGACCGCGGACGCAAGGTACTGGTCTACGCCCGGGCCGAGTGGTGCACCTACTGCAAGCGTATGGAGAAAGAGGTGCTTCCCGACGGGGAGGTGGGCGCACTCATCGACCGGCATTTCCTGCCGGTAAAGATAGATGTGGAGTCCGATTCACTTATGCATTTCAACGGGCGCAGCCTCAGCCAGCGACAGTTCAGCAACGAGATGCGCGCGGTGGCGACCCCCACCTTCGTCTTTATCTCCGGGGAGGGCGAGGTACTGGGCATTCAGCCGGGTTTCCTGCCCAAGAATACGTTCATGGCCCTGCTCACCTACGTGGGAACCGATGCCTACCGGGAGATGGACGCAGGCGCATTTATCAAACAATGGAAAGAGGAGCACAGCGGCAGGTAGGTCCTTACCCGTATCGGATGACCACCATGGTCATGTCGTCGTGCTGCTTGGCCTCCCCTACGAATTCCCGCACGTCCTCGAAGAGGCTGTCCAACACCCCTTTGGAAGTCTGTCCCCCATGGGCCTTCAGCAGCTCGCGCAGCCTCACCGCCCCGTAGAAGCGGCGTTCCTCGTCGAGGGCCTCCACGATGCCGTCGGTGTAGAGCAGCAGGATGTCGTCCTTCTCCAGCTCCACGGTCGTCTGGTGGATATTCAGGTCAAAGGATTCCTCGCGGGTAAGACCGATGCCCAGTCCGCCGGGCTGCAACTCGCGAATGCGGTCTTCCGAGCGGTCGTAGTGCAGGGCGGGATTGTGGCCGGCGCGTGCAAAGGTGAAGGTGCGCGAACGGGTGTCGATAATGCCGTAGACCAGGGAGATGAAGGTGCCCTTCTGGGCGTTGTCAAAAAAGAGGCGGTTGGTCTTCTTGAGAAGGTCGGCCGGGGAATCGGTTTCCCGGCAGAGGCTGTGGATGATGCCCTTGATGAAGGTCATGTAGAAGGCGGCCTGAATTCCCTTGCCGCTCACGTCGCCTATGGCCACTGCCATGCGGTGCTCGTCCAGCGGGATCAAATCGTAGTAGTCACCCCCGGTCTCGTGGGCCGGCTGGCAGATGGCGGCCAGGTCGAGGGAAGCCAGCCGCGGGATGCGCGTGGGCAGGAAGGACTGCTGTACTTCGCGGGCGATGACCAGCTCCTGTTTAATGCGCTCCTCCTGGGCCAGCTCCTCCACGTACTCGGGCACATAGCGCGGGAGCACCCGCTCCTCTTCACCCATAAGAATGGCCAGGCTGGCCGCGCTGATTAACAGAAGCACAAAGACTAGAAAGGTGACGAAAACGTAGAGGTCGGGAGAGTCGGGAGCCACCCAGCCGGAGGCGGTGCGCACCAAGCCCAGGAAAAGGAATAAAGAGATCAGCAGCGTGGAAAAGTCCCACTTCAGGTAGATAAGCGTCAGGGCCAGCCCCACCAGGCAGCCCGCCAGGAATTCCGGTCCCGCGGGTCCCGCGGCAATGTTCAGCGGGAAGAATACCCCGCAGGCCAGCGTCATGGCTGCGCCGGTCCAAAGGCGGCTGCGCGAGCGCGACCATACCAGGCTGCCCAGGATGAGAAAGATGCCCAGCACCGCGGTAAAACTGAACCAGCTGTTGTGAAGCATTACGTAGAAGGGCGGCCAGCCGGCGGTGCCATCCAGGAATACGCCCCCTTCGGGTATGCCCAGGTAGAGACCCTGCATGGCCCACAGAAGAAGCGTCCAAATGCCCGCAAGGACCAGCGAGAGGGTGACCGAGCGCAGTACTACCGATCCCACGGGTTTGTTGAAGACCGTGCCCTGCCGGATATAGTCGTAGGTGGCAAGTTTCTGCGGCCAGTGCTGTCGGGTCACCGAGTCACTGGTGGCAAACAGGATAAAAAATCCCACCGAGGCCGCTGCCGCCATGATGCCGGTGCCGATGAGCAGAAAGATGGCCTCGAACTGCCCGCCGGCATCGCCGAAGAGGTCGAAGCTCGCAATATTCTGCAGGATAAAGAACCCGGCAATACCCAGGCCCGATAGTATGGCCACCACCAGGGCCGACCGGGTGTCAATGGCCCGCGCGCGAAGTCGGTAAAAGAAGAGTATAAGGCAGCCCAGCAGGAAAATGACGACCACGGCGTTCTCCACCGTTCCGGCCACCGTGCCCCAGGTGGCGCCATTCGGCCGATCGGGATTCCAGGCGGCATTCATCTGCAGCAGAGACCCGGTGGGCGCAATCTGCACGTCCAGTCGCAGTTGCTGGCCCTCGACCGGTGCGGAGTGGAATCTCACCACGGCGGAGTTGGTGCTTTCAACGCGCCGGATGAAGACCGTATCCCGTGCGAAGGTACTCCGGGCCCAGCCGCTTTGCTCCATAAAATGGCGTGCCATGCGCTCAGCCTCAAGCCGATTGATCCGGAAGGGCTGGCCTCTGCTGAAATTTTCCCTCATGGCCTGCAGGCGGGATGGTCCGCCCTCCACGGGCTGCTCAAGATCGAAGTAGAGCCGGCGGGTAAGGGCCGAGTCGGTCTGCCCCTGGATGGGGAGGGAGACAAGGGTATCGTCAATGCGCTCGCCGAAAGCCCTGGCCAGGGCCTCACGGTCAAGCAATTGCCGGGGCAGACGGTTGAGACTGTTGCGCAGCTCAAGGAAGTTGCCCTGCGGGTCGAAGCGGACACGGATGCCTGCATTCTCGCCCGGCGACGGAGGATCTCCGCTGGAGTTGACGCTCATCTCCACGTTGCCATCCTCCTCGCTGAAGGGATCGTAGAAGGCCACCTCCCAGTAAAAAGCCTTTAAGCCGGGATTCGTGTCCGCGCGCAGGACCTCCACGGCGCGCTGCCTTCCCATCTCCCGCTGCAGGCTGTCCAGCATCACCGAATAGGGCCGCAGATGCACCTCGGTCCGGTAGTCGCTCAGGCTATAGCCCAGGCTGGAGAGCTGCTCCACCGACCGCAGCTCAATTTCGTCGGCCTCCGTGGATATCTCCGCCGTGGAGAGGGGATGCTGGGATGGGTAAAGCAGGAAAAAGACCACCGCCCCCGCCAAACCCAGCAGCAGCAGGAGCACGTCCCGCGAATCAGAGCTGAATGAAAAAATCCCGGCCATAATCAGGTGCCTGACCCGTTTGAATTATAACGTCCAAAATAGTACAAAATCCCGTATTTTTTTAATGTTCCCCCCATAATATAGTGCGACGGAAGTCGAATGATTCGCCCAAGGGGTCATGTTTCGCCTATATGGTACTCATTTGAACGGAAATCGTTGCAGTCTATGTGCCTCATCGCCTTCTCCTACCGCAATCACCCGCGCTACGACCTGGTCTTCGCCGCCAATCGGGACGAGTTTTACGAGCGCCCCACCCGCGATGCGCAGTTTTGGGAGGAACGTCCCCGTCTGCTGGCGGGCAGAGACCTGAAGGCGGGCGGCACCTGGATGGGCATCACGCGCGGGGGACGCCTGGCCGCCCTCACCAACTACCGCGACATGGACAACCATAACCCTGAGGCCGCCAGCCGGGGTGAACTGGTGCTCGAGGCCCTGGCGTACGGGGGCGATACCGCGGAGCTTCTTCGGGAGATCGACGCGCGCGCCGGCCGTTACAACGGATTCAACCTGCTGGCAGGCAGCGTCTGCCGGCTGCACTACTATTCCAGCCGCGAGAGACGTGTCCGCGAGTTGGATCCGGGTCTCTATGGACTGAGCAATCACCTGTTGGACACCCCGTGGCCCAAGGTGCGCTGCGCCAAGTCGGCCCTGGCAGAGATCCTGGCCGGGGAGGATCCCGACAGGGAGGCGCTGTTCGGGATGCTGCTGGACCGAAAGGAGGCGTCCGGAGAACAGCTCCCCGACACGGGACTCCCGCCGGAGCGTGAGAAGGCGGTCTCCCCGGTGTTCATACGCTCGGAAGGCTACGGCACGCGCTGCTCGACGGTGTTGACGGTGGACAAGAAGGGACAGGTATACTTCGAAGAGCGGGTCTATCGGCCGGGAAGCCTGGAGGTGCAAAGTCGCAACCGGTACGAATTCACCCTGGAGGCGGAGCTGCAGAGCTAGGCCTGCAGCCTACCCACCGTCTGCAATCTGCGTGCGGGCGGGTTCGGCACCCTCCGGGGTGTAGTCCGCAGGATCGGGCGTCTTGCCAAATTTCCAGATAATGGCCACGATGAGGGCCACGCCGGTCGGGTAGATGATCCACCAGGGGATGCCCGCCACCAGCAGGCCGATCATGGCCGCCACGCTGATTCCGCCCACGATCATGGCGTAGGGAAGCTGCGTGTTGACATGCTCCACATGGTCGCACTGTGTGGCGATGGAGCTCAGTATGGTGGTATCCGATATGGGCGAGCAGTGGTCGCCCCAGACTGAGCCGGTCAGCACCGCGCTGACACTGGCGTAGATAATCTCCGTCGTCATGTTTACGTCCAGCCCGCTGCTGCTGCCGATCTCCCAGGCCAGCGGCACTACGAGCGGCATGAGGATGCCCATGGTACCCCAGCTTGAGCCGGTGGCAAAGGCCGTCAGGGCGGAGAGTACCAGCACCAGGGCCGGCATCCAGTAGGGATTGAGGGCGTCGCCGAAGACCGACATCAAATAATCGGCCGTACCCAGCTCCACGGTGATGGCGCTCAGCGCCCAGGCCAGCACCAGGATGAGCAGACCGTCGAACATAGTGTGCATGCCCTCCATCATGCCCTCCAGGGTCTCGTCCACGCTCAGCAGCTTCTGTGACAGGGTCATGCCTACAGCGGTGAAGAGCGCAATCAGGGAGCCCCAGAGCAGGGCTGCGTAGGAGTCGGCCGACTGAATAACGTTCTGAATGCGCTCGCCCAGGCCCGCCCGCTCGAGGAAAGCCGCCGCCTCGGCCGTGCCCGCCTCCACGCCGGAAGGCAGCACCGAGCCGGTCACGAAAAGACCGGCCACGCATCCGACCACCAGCACCGCGATGGGCACGACGGCGTTGATCCAGTGGGAGACCTTTTGGGTCTCCTCCTCCTGCTCCTCCAGCTTTTTCTTGTAGATGTTGTAGGTGTCCAGGGAGGGATCATACTTCGCCTTGTAGAGATTGATGCGCGAGGTGAGCATGGTGGCGAAATCCTTGCCCGACCAGGCGATGAGAAT
Proteins encoded in this region:
- a CDS encoding methyltransferase domain-containing protein; amino-acid sequence: MSDSTRQTVDRYDRRASRYERRWAAYLRHTHGRFMKKLDFGKNDRLLDLSAGTGLLASDLLSSGRSFGSLTLNEPSRGMLDRARSRLSGRDDLTFTSYAAENFPWEEYRFDAIFILNALHFYPRQREILRGAYEALAGGGRLYLLDWDRSGWFRPINAFIQVTMAEYINTRSLEEIRGMLQETGFAVRGMRSWRFRWWKLCYAEGFREG
- a CDS encoding hydrogen peroxide-inducible genes activator; amino-acid sequence: MNLQQLRYIIAVDDHRHFGRAAEACHVTQPTLSMMVQKLEEELGVKLFDRNRQPVVPTGIGVKVIRQARAAVRHAEEIPEVIEAERGTLRGQLRLGVIPTLAPYLLPHFVPSFVRDHPEVKLAVSEMVTGRIEEELREGSIDAGLLVTPLDNAALEEIPLFYEKFYAYLAHSHPLFDKEYILAEDIDVNQLWLLEEGHCFRSQILELCELKRSQVQEASFTYEAGSIETLRKFVERNNGITILPELATVDMREEHRARLRSFHKPEPVREVSLAIHRTYLKRRLVDALREAILECLPGGPTLAPEGRRVLEVNLP
- a CDS encoding metal-dependent transcriptional regulator; translated protein: MVLSQAVEDYLKAIYKLETEGEGASTTRIAEALDVSSASATNMVKRLAKMGLVNYRSYKGTSLSSSGRKIALEIIRHHRLLELYLLEVMGYSWDEVHDEAEKLEHHISEQFEDKIAELLDHPTHDPHGDPIPSKDGIMPVMDDTPLNEAGEGVTYIVTRVKNQDPEVLRYLEKIGLLPGVKVTIHEKAPFEGPVTLFIEESEQTVGRNLGEHIYLAEMPDQD
- a CDS encoding thioredoxin fold domain-containing protein is translated as MIKPVVLSLALALMLLVTGIPAAAAQPAGEVQSEAAADSSWGIGWHAMQQAQKLAADRGRKVLVYARAEWCTYCKRMEKEVLPDGEVGALIDRHFLPVKIDVESDSLMHFNGRSLSQRQFSNEMRAVATPTFVFISGEGEVLGIQPGFLPKNTFMALLTYVGTDAYREMDAGAFIKQWKEEHSGR
- a CDS encoding SpoIIE family protein phosphatase; its protein translation is MAGIFSFSSDSRDVLLLLLGLAGAVVFFLLYPSQHPLSTAEISTEADEIELRSVEQLSSLGYSLSDYRTEVHLRPYSVMLDSLQREMGRQRAVEVLRADTNPGLKAFYWEVAFYDPFSEEDGNVEMSVNSSGDPPSPGENAGIRVRFDPQGNFLELRNSLNRLPRQLLDREALARAFGERIDDTLVSLPIQGQTDSALTRRLYFDLEQPVEGGPSRLQAMRENFSRGQPFRINRLEAERMARHFMEQSGWARSTFARDTVFIRRVESTNSAVVRFHSAPVEGQQLRLDVQIAPTGSLLQMNAAWNPDRPNGATWGTVAGTVENAVVVIFLLGCLILFFYRLRARAIDTRSALVVAILSGLGIAGFFILQNIASFDLFGDAGGQFEAIFLLIGTGIMAAAASVGFFILFATSDSVTRQHWPQKLATYDYIRQGTVFNKPVGSVVLRSVTLSLVLAGIWTLLLWAMQGLYLGIPEGGVFLDGTAGWPPFYVMLHNSWFSFTAVLGIFLILGSLVWSRSRSRLWTGAAMTLACGVFFPLNIAAGPAGPEFLAGCLVGLALTLIYLKWDFSTLLISLFLFLGLVRTASGWVAPDSPDLYVFVTFLVFVLLLISAASLAILMGEEERVLPRYVPEYVEELAQEERIKQELVIAREVQQSFLPTRIPRLASLDLAAICQPAHETGGDYYDLIPLDEHRMAVAIGDVSGKGIQAAFYMTFIKGIIHSLCRETDSPADLLKKTNRLFFDNAQKGTFISLVYGIIDTRSRTFTFARAGHNPALHYDRSEDRIRELQPGGLGIGLTREESFDLNIHQTTVELEKDDILLLYTDGIVEALDEERRFYGAVRLRELLKAHGGQTSKGVLDSLFEDVREFVGEAKQHDDMTMVVIRYG
- a CDS encoding NRDE family protein, translated to MCLIAFSYRNHPRYDLVFAANRDEFYERPTRDAQFWEERPRLLAGRDLKAGGTWMGITRGGRLAALTNYRDMDNHNPEAASRGELVLEALAYGGDTAELLREIDARAGRYNGFNLLAGSVCRLHYYSSRERRVRELDPGLYGLSNHLLDTPWPKVRCAKSALAEILAGEDPDREALFGMLLDRKEASGEQLPDTGLPPEREKAVSPVFIRSEGYGTRCSTVLTVDKKGQVYFEERVYRPGSLEVQSRNRYEFTLEAELQS
- a CDS encoding Na+/H+ antiporter NhaC family protein, whose translation is MNGITKKILLFVAAAALVALWMDPSLALSGSAELAQEGSGTGAGNAGVSWTSILPPLVAIGIALLFRQVLFALFLGIWCGAFLAMGPGFENFFASFFSALSDYIVPATADASHMSIVIFTLLIGGMVGVITDNGGTRGVIRTITRFVKTKVQGQLTTSLMGFVVFFDDYANTMVVGSMMRPLTDRLRISRAKLAYLVDATAAPVATIALVSTWIGAMVGFISDAQAKMPDFNEAAYSVFINSLPYHFYSFFTILFVILIAWSGKDFATMLTSRINLYKAKYDPSLDTYNIYKKKLEEQEEETQKVSHWINAVVPIAVLVVGCVAGLFVTGSVLPSGVEAGTAEAAAFLERAGLGERIQNVIQSADSYAALLWGSLIALFTAVGMTLSQKLLSVDETLEGMMEGMHTMFDGLLILVLAWALSAITVELGTADYLMSVFGDALNPYWMPALVLVLSALTAFATGSSWGTMGILMPLVVPLAWEIGSSSGLDVNMTTEIIYASVSAVLTGSVWGDHCSPISDTTILSSIATQCDHVEHVNTQLPYAMIVGGISVAAMIGLLVAGIPWWIIYPTGVALIVAIIWKFGKTPDPADYTPEGAEPARTQIADGG